In one Pseudarthrobacter oxydans genomic region, the following are encoded:
- a CDS encoding CU044_2847 family protein, which yields MTEVVRYEVGSGTILVEVDDNSYGVDHPGRNEQGILDAGRRLEDALAAVRPAAAAAVDAMREIGPEHIEVEFGVKLAGTAGAVIARNTADGHFVLRLSWSAAAEGPFEEE from the coding sequence ATGACTGAAGTAGTCCGCTATGAAGTGGGGTCCGGGACAATCCTGGTCGAGGTGGATGACAACAGCTACGGCGTGGACCATCCCGGCCGGAATGAGCAGGGGATCCTGGACGCCGGCCGCCGGCTGGAGGACGCGCTCGCTGCCGTCCGCCCCGCTGCCGCCGCTGCCGTGGACGCCATGCGGGAAATCGGGCCTGAACACATCGAAGTGGAGTTCGGCGTGAAACTGGCAGGGACGGCAGGGGCGGTCATTGCCCGGAACACCGCAGACGGCCACTTTGTCCTGAGGCTGTCATGGTCGGCCGCAGCGGAGGGCCCGTTTGAGGAAGAGTAG
- a CDS encoding alpha-ketoacid dehydrogenase subunit beta: MKTTYREAIRAGIRDAMNRDPRVFLMGEDVGAYGGCFAVSLGLFEEFGPQRIRDTPLSESGFVGAGIGAALGGMRPIVEIMTVNFSLLALDQIVNNAATLLHMSGGQFNVPLVIRMTTGAGRQLGAQHSHSLEGWYAHIPGLRILAPATLEDARGMLWTALEDPDPVLIFEHGTLYNMPGELDDGAGPVDITAAAVRRPGTDVSLITYGGTLPAVLDAAGRLAAEGIGAEVLDLRVLRPLDDAAILATVGKTHRAVVVDEGWRSGSISAEISARITEAAFYDLDAPVGRVCSAEVPLPYAKHLELAALPSAERIVAAAREVTGGRG, from the coding sequence ATGAAAACCACCTACCGGGAAGCCATCAGGGCCGGGATCCGGGATGCCATGAACCGTGACCCCCGGGTGTTCCTCATGGGCGAGGACGTGGGCGCGTACGGCGGCTGCTTCGCCGTCAGCCTGGGACTGTTCGAGGAGTTCGGGCCGCAACGGATCCGCGACACTCCCCTGTCCGAATCCGGCTTCGTCGGTGCGGGCATCGGCGCGGCGCTGGGCGGCATGCGGCCCATCGTGGAGATCATGACCGTCAACTTCAGCCTGCTGGCCCTGGACCAGATCGTGAACAACGCGGCCACGCTCCTGCACATGTCCGGCGGGCAGTTCAACGTCCCGCTGGTGATCAGGATGACCACCGGCGCGGGACGCCAGCTGGGCGCCCAGCACTCGCACAGCCTGGAGGGCTGGTACGCCCACATTCCGGGCCTGCGCATTCTCGCGCCGGCCACCCTGGAGGATGCACGCGGAATGCTCTGGACCGCGCTGGAGGACCCGGACCCGGTGCTGATTTTCGAGCACGGGACGCTCTACAACATGCCGGGCGAGCTTGATGACGGCGCCGGGCCGGTGGACATCACCGCCGCCGCCGTCCGGCGGCCGGGGACGGACGTCTCGCTCATCACCTACGGCGGCACGCTGCCGGCAGTGCTCGACGCCGCCGGGCGGCTGGCAGCGGAAGGCATCGGTGCCGAGGTACTGGACCTGCGCGTCCTGCGCCCGCTCGATGATGCGGCAATCCTGGCCACGGTGGGCAAGACGCACCGGGCCGTGGTGGTGGATGAAGGGTGGCGCAGCGGCAGCATCTCGGCCGAGATCAGCGCGCGGATCACGGAGGCGGCCTTCTACGACCTCGACGCCCCGGTGGGACGGGTCTGCAGCGCCGAGGTCCCGCTGCCCTACGCCAAGCACCTGGAGCTTGCCGCGCTTCCCTCGGCTGAACGGATCGTGGCGGCGGCGCGGGAGGTGACGGGCGGGCGTGGGTGA
- the acsA gene encoding acetate--CoA ligase, translating into MTAGTERPMRWQRIPKDVQGFPVRPNLQDYETACRQFSWDDARRALSGLRGGGLNIAHEAVDRHAAGPRAHHEALRFVRADGSAHSLTYLELAGQTNRFAAVLRQLGIGRGERIFSLTGRSPELYVAVLGALKNGSVFCPLFSAFGPEPVRQRLHLGQGRALVTTRALYRKKVAQIRDSLPDLKHVFLIDADGAPEPGTLDLTGLLAAAPADSIMAPTAGEDMALLHFTSGTTGTPKGAIHVHEAVTAHYATGRFALDLHPGDTYWCTADPGWVTGTSYGVIAPLVHGVTTVVDEEEMDADRWYRILAEQRVTVWYTAPTALRMLMKAGAERAAGHDLSALRFVASVGEPLNPEVVVWGQEAFGLPVHDNWWQTETGGIMIANFAATEIRPGSMGRPLPGVEAALVARDGDGKPVVRDGDPVLVTEPDTMGELALRAGWPSMFRGYLNEEERYRRCFAGGWYLTGDVAKRDADGYYWFVGRGDDVIKSSGHLIGPFEVESSLMEHPAVAQAGVIGVPDPVAGEVVKAFVELRTGWEPSEELRLDIIGFARKRLGAAVAPRMVDFTAALPKTRSGKILRRLLKARELGLPEGDTSTVETTTEAR; encoded by the coding sequence ATGACGGCAGGAACCGAACGGCCCATGCGCTGGCAGCGAATCCCCAAGGACGTTCAAGGCTTCCCTGTCCGGCCCAACCTGCAGGACTATGAAACCGCATGCCGCCAGTTCTCCTGGGACGATGCCCGCCGGGCTCTTTCCGGACTCCGGGGCGGCGGCCTGAACATAGCCCATGAAGCAGTGGACCGCCATGCCGCCGGGCCGCGGGCCCACCACGAGGCCTTGCGGTTCGTGCGCGCCGACGGATCCGCTCATTCCCTGACCTATCTGGAGCTTGCCGGCCAGACCAACCGTTTTGCCGCCGTGCTGCGGCAGCTGGGCATCGGCCGCGGGGAGCGGATCTTCTCGCTCACCGGCCGCAGCCCCGAGCTCTACGTTGCGGTGCTGGGCGCCCTCAAGAACGGAAGCGTCTTCTGCCCGTTGTTTTCCGCCTTCGGGCCGGAGCCCGTGAGGCAGCGCCTGCACCTGGGGCAGGGGCGGGCGCTGGTCACCACCAGGGCCCTCTACCGCAAGAAAGTGGCCCAGATCCGGGATAGCCTCCCGGATCTCAAGCACGTCTTCCTCATTGACGCGGACGGCGCTCCGGAACCGGGGACCCTCGACCTCACGGGGCTCCTGGCGGCCGCCCCGGCGGACAGCATCATGGCGCCCACCGCCGGCGAGGACATGGCGCTGCTGCACTTCACCAGCGGCACCACGGGCACCCCGAAAGGCGCCATCCATGTCCACGAGGCCGTCACCGCCCACTATGCGACGGGCCGGTTCGCGCTGGACCTGCACCCCGGCGACACCTACTGGTGCACAGCGGACCCCGGATGGGTCACGGGCACCTCCTACGGTGTCATCGCCCCGCTGGTGCACGGCGTCACCACAGTGGTGGACGAGGAGGAGATGGACGCGGACCGGTGGTACCGGATCCTCGCTGAGCAGCGCGTTACTGTCTGGTACACCGCGCCGACCGCCCTGCGCATGCTGATGAAAGCCGGGGCGGAGAGGGCCGCCGGGCACGATCTTTCGGCGCTGCGGTTCGTGGCCAGCGTGGGCGAGCCGCTCAACCCGGAAGTGGTGGTCTGGGGCCAGGAAGCGTTCGGCCTGCCCGTCCACGACAACTGGTGGCAGACGGAGACCGGCGGAATCATGATCGCCAACTTCGCGGCCACGGAAATCCGGCCCGGTTCCATGGGCCGGCCGCTGCCGGGAGTGGAGGCGGCGCTCGTCGCGCGGGACGGGGACGGCAAGCCGGTGGTCCGTGACGGCGACCCCGTGCTGGTCACGGAACCGGACACCATGGGGGAACTGGCGCTGCGCGCCGGCTGGCCATCAATGTTCAGGGGCTACCTCAACGAGGAGGAACGCTACCGCAGGTGCTTCGCCGGAGGCTGGTACCTCACCGGGGACGTCGCAAAACGCGATGCGGACGGGTACTACTGGTTCGTGGGCCGCGGCGACGACGTCATCAAGTCCTCCGGCCACCTCATCGGCCCCTTCGAGGTGGAGAGCTCGCTGATGGAGCACCCGGCCGTGGCCCAGGCGGGCGTCATCGGCGTCCCGGACCCGGTGGCCGGCGAGGTGGTCAAGGCGTTTGTCGAGCTCAGGACCGGATGGGAGCCCTCCGAAGAGCTGCGCCTGGACATCATCGGTTTCGCGCGCAAGCGGCTCGGCGCCGCAGTTGCGCCGCGCATGGTGGACTTCACCGCGGCGCTGCCGAAAACCCGCAGCGGAAAGATCCTGCGGAGGCTCCTGAAGGCCCGCGAACTGGGGCTCCCCGAGGGGGACACATCCACCGTCGAAACCACCACGGAGGCACGATGA
- the pdhA gene encoding pyruvate dehydrogenase (acetyl-transferring) E1 component subunit alpha, whose translation MTGTPERIGADRAGTARHLLHQMLRVRRLEEKCVELYTEAKIRGFLHVYIGEEAVAAGVLDNLDAGDAVVATYREHGHALLRGVPAGAILAEMYGNVQGCCRGRGGSMHLFDAATRFYGGNAIVAGGLPLAVGLALADKMAGRARVTACFFGEGAVAEGEFHESLNLAALWQLPVLFCCENNLYAMGTALRRSESQTDIALKAAGYELAAWAVDGMDVLAVHEAARRAVDAVRSGAGPHFLELRTYRFRAHSMFDPERYREKAEVAHWIERDPITLLRNALEAAGQLSEDQLAGIQGDADAEVAAAVEFAEAGTPEPLEDLARFVYSERGPE comes from the coding sequence ATGACCGGCACACCGGAAAGGATCGGCGCGGACCGGGCCGGCACCGCGAGGCATCTCCTGCACCAGATGCTCCGGGTGCGCCGGCTGGAGGAAAAGTGCGTCGAACTCTACACCGAGGCGAAAATCCGGGGCTTCCTGCACGTCTACATCGGCGAGGAAGCCGTGGCTGCGGGCGTCCTGGACAACCTGGACGCAGGAGACGCCGTGGTGGCAACCTACCGGGAACACGGCCATGCACTGCTGCGGGGCGTGCCCGCCGGCGCCATCCTCGCCGAAATGTACGGCAACGTCCAGGGCTGCTGCCGCGGGCGGGGCGGCTCCATGCACCTGTTCGATGCCGCCACGCGCTTCTACGGCGGCAACGCGATCGTGGCGGGCGGGCTGCCCCTCGCCGTCGGCCTAGCGCTGGCGGACAAGATGGCCGGCCGCGCGCGCGTGACGGCCTGCTTCTTCGGCGAAGGGGCCGTGGCCGAGGGAGAATTCCACGAAAGCCTGAACCTGGCGGCATTGTGGCAGTTGCCCGTGCTCTTCTGCTGCGAGAACAACCTGTATGCGATGGGCACGGCACTGCGCCGCTCCGAGTCGCAGACGGACATTGCGCTGAAGGCCGCCGGCTACGAGCTCGCAGCCTGGGCAGTGGACGGGATGGACGTCCTCGCCGTCCATGAAGCCGCCCGCCGCGCCGTGGATGCCGTGCGGTCGGGCGCGGGTCCGCACTTCCTGGAGCTGCGGACCTACCGCTTCCGTGCCCACTCCATGTTTGATCCGGAGCGCTACCGGGAGAAGGCAGAGGTGGCGCACTGGATCGAGCGGGACCCCATCACCCTCCTGCGCAACGCCTTGGAGGCTGCGGGCCAGCTGAGCGAAGACCAGTTGGCCGGCATCCAGGGTGACGCCGACGCGGAAGTGGCGGCCGCCGTCGAGTTCGCCGAAGCCGGGACTCCGGAGCCGCTGGAGGACCTGGCCCGGTTTGTCTACAGCGAGCGGGGACCGGAATGA
- a CDS encoding phosphoribosyltransferase produces the protein MYEFLDRVDAGRKLGLMLERFRAEDVLVLGLPRGGVPVAAEVAKALNAPLDVIVVRKLGLPFQPEVAMGAIGEGGARVLNQRVISLAGVTEDDLEAVERRERVRLESRLERYRQGRPRKDLAGRTAIVVDDGIATGSTARVACQVARHLGAAKVILAVPVAPADAMGTLSEPDQVYSLISARNFQAVGYYYRDFSPTTDEEVVQLLDAAALRERLAGAGAAGTDHDVEIAVDGVALHGDLHLPEPCNAVVVFAHGSGSSRHSPRNRYVASVLQGAGLGTLLLDLLTPAEEMDRGNVFDIALLAERLAAATRWLNGRSDNTGCKVGYFGASTGAGAALWAAADPDTEVDAVVSRGGRPDLAGPRLAAVRAPTLLVVGAPTPRSWP, from the coding sequence ATGTATGAATTCCTGGACAGGGTTGACGCCGGCCGGAAACTGGGGCTCATGTTGGAACGGTTCCGGGCGGAAGATGTGCTGGTCCTGGGGCTGCCCCGCGGAGGGGTTCCGGTGGCGGCCGAAGTTGCGAAGGCCCTGAATGCGCCGCTGGACGTCATCGTGGTGCGGAAACTCGGCCTTCCGTTCCAGCCTGAAGTAGCCATGGGAGCCATAGGCGAAGGCGGCGCGCGGGTCCTCAACCAGCGCGTCATCTCGCTCGCCGGAGTCACGGAGGATGACCTTGAGGCCGTCGAGCGGCGCGAGCGCGTGAGGCTGGAGTCCAGGCTGGAACGCTACCGCCAGGGGAGGCCGCGGAAGGACCTTGCCGGGCGCACTGCCATCGTTGTGGACGACGGCATCGCAACGGGGTCGACGGCGCGTGTTGCCTGCCAGGTTGCACGCCACCTGGGCGCCGCAAAGGTGATCCTGGCAGTTCCTGTGGCCCCGGCGGACGCGATGGGAACACTGTCCGAGCCGGACCAGGTCTATTCCCTGATCAGCGCCCGGAACTTCCAGGCCGTGGGGTACTACTACCGCGACTTCTCGCCCACCACCGACGAAGAGGTGGTGCAGCTGCTCGATGCCGCCGCGCTGCGGGAACGCCTCGCCGGGGCTGGGGCTGCGGGCACCGACCATGATGTGGAGATCGCGGTGGACGGGGTGGCGCTCCACGGCGATCTGCACCTTCCGGAACCCTGCAATGCAGTGGTGGTGTTCGCCCACGGCAGCGGGAGCAGCAGGCACAGCCCCCGCAACCGCTACGTTGCCTCAGTCCTGCAGGGGGCGGGCCTGGGCACACTGCTGCTGGACCTGCTCACCCCGGCCGAGGAGATGGACCGCGGGAATGTCTTCGACATCGCCCTGCTGGCGGAGCGGCTGGCCGCGGCAACCCGCTGGCTGAACGGCAGGAGTGACAACACGGGATGCAAGGTGGGCTACTTCGGCGCCAGCACCGGCGCGGGTGCCGCCCTGTGGGCGGCAGCCGACCCTGACACGGAAGTGGACGCCGTCGTTTCCCGCGGCGGCCGCCCGGACCTCGCCGGGCCGCGGCTGGCGGCGGTGCGCGCACCCACCCTGCTGGTGGTAGGGGCGCCGACACCCAGGTCCTGGCCCTGA